The following proteins are co-located in the Mycobacteriales bacterium genome:
- a CDS encoding cupin domain-containing protein: protein MSHADTGTPHLHAIADGAELEEWGPLDEASDPENTPMTTSGLTLWNDGTQEVGIWECTPGPSYWELETHEEIYIISGSMTVTREGEKSLDVGAGDAVVFPRGWKGTWQIHETLRKLYVIF, encoded by the coding sequence ATGAGTCATGCCGACACCGGCACCCCGCACCTGCACGCCATCGCCGACGGCGCCGAGCTCGAGGAATGGGGCCCCCTGGACGAGGCCAGCGATCCGGAGAACACCCCGATGACCACGTCCGGGCTCACCCTCTGGAACGACGGCACGCAGGAGGTCGGCATCTGGGAGTGCACTCCCGGGCCGTCGTACTGGGAGCTCGAGACCCACGAGGAGATCTACATCATCTCCGGCTCGATGACGGTGACCCGCGAGGGCGAGAAGTCACTCGACGTCGGCGCCGGCGACGCGGTCGTCTTCCCGCGCGGCTGGAAGGGCACCTGGCAGATCCACGAGACGCTCCGCAAGCTCTACGTCATCTTCTAG
- a CDS encoding HoxN/HupN/NixA family nickel/cobalt transporter — protein MPPAKLAQIRQGLSRTEWAKLAGMASVIIALNVIGWFTVVALVSPHHYSLGTKTFGVGIGVTAYTLGMRHAFDADHIAAIDNTTRKLMNDGQRPMSVGFWFSLGHSTIVFALAFLLSLGVRALVGPVKNDNSGLHHYTGLIGTSVSGTFLYIIAVINVIILVGIVKVFRDIRRGVYDEETLEQHLNNRGLMNRILRPIMKSITKPGQMYPVGVLFGLGFDTATEVALLVLASAGAASGLPWYAILCLPVLFAAGMCLFDTIDGTFMNFAYGWAFSKPVRKVYYNITITTLSVIVALVIGTVELLGLLSQQLNINGRFWTDMQNADINTLGFIIVGLFVVTWVLALAIWRFGRIEEKWSAGIRASSLADVAD, from the coding sequence ATGCCGCCAGCGAAGCTGGCCCAGATCCGTCAGGGCCTGTCGCGCACCGAGTGGGCGAAGCTCGCCGGCATGGCCTCGGTGATCATTGCGCTGAACGTGATCGGGTGGTTCACCGTCGTCGCCTTGGTTTCGCCGCATCACTACAGCCTCGGCACCAAGACCTTCGGGGTCGGGATCGGCGTCACGGCGTACACCCTGGGCATGCGGCACGCCTTCGACGCCGACCACATCGCCGCGATCGACAACACCACCCGAAAGCTGATGAACGATGGTCAGCGACCGATGTCGGTCGGCTTCTGGTTCTCCCTCGGCCACTCGACGATCGTGTTCGCGCTCGCCTTCCTGTTGTCTCTTGGCGTGCGGGCGTTGGTCGGGCCGGTCAAGAACGACAACTCGGGCCTTCACCACTACACGGGACTCATCGGCACAAGCGTGTCCGGCACGTTCCTGTACATCATTGCCGTGATCAACGTGATCATCCTCGTGGGGATCGTGAAGGTCTTCCGCGATATTCGCCGTGGGGTCTACGACGAAGAGACCCTCGAGCAGCACCTGAACAACCGCGGGCTGATGAACCGAATCCTTCGTCCGATCATGAAGTCGATCACCAAACCCGGGCAGATGTACCCGGTGGGTGTGCTGTTCGGCCTCGGCTTTGACACCGCCACCGAGGTGGCGTTGCTCGTGCTCGCATCCGCCGGCGCCGCCAGCGGCCTGCCGTGGTACGCGATCCTCTGCCTGCCGGTGCTCTTCGCGGCCGGCATGTGCCTATTCGACACCATCGACGGCACGTTCATGAACTTCGCCTACGGCTGGGCCTTCTCCAAGCCGGTCCGCAAGGTCTACTACAACATCACGATCACGACGCTGTCGGTGATCGTCGCGCTGGTCATCGGCACGGTCGAGTTGCTCGGCCTGCTCTCTCAGCAGTTGAACATCAACGGCCGCTTCTGGACCGACATGCAGAATGCGGATATCAACACCCTCGGCTTCATCATTGTCGGTTTGTTCGTCGTGACCTGGGTCCTCGCGCTCGCGATCTGGCGGTTCGGCCGGATCGAGGAGAAGTGGAGCGCAGGGATCCGGGCCAGCTCGCTGGCCGACGTGGCCGACTGA
- a CDS encoding IPT/TIG domain-containing protein, whose translation MAVGTDSGIGAIDVESDGKWRAVPSGARTGASSTDLVSVSCPAAGACVAVGTSGSQGVIETQKGSSWSGTLATGSDGALLSSYQGSLSSVSCPAAGSCAAVGQAIVNNPHTGLLDTDGLIADLVPSGKKSVWSARKAPEYYKDAPEGASLASVSCSKPGECRAVGYALDDSSNHYQYALVDDAKNYAWFYGSAAVPADTDGGSAALRSISCIGDTFICMASGYYPEKNHGAMPMIQTIDAVDHAQVTAGLLPIEDTSAELLATSCASDGTCESVGDAYDSPGDPTYGYGWDGYIVSHTYGAPAGKSAGVVASNTRSPGDANTVQHNEALTAASCTVGGVCIAVGHYLDTKGYEAGVIDTRKYDSDGNITKETDVRAPEPANDPSTDDQALLNGVSCNNSTHCVAVGSYLNDSNPHGVIESLGGASPPPPTITRITPAHGHPSGGTKVTISGLQLAHVTAVKFGNKSGTGLHVVSSTELTVKAPAHAAGVVNVRVLTGGGVKSSVTAADHYTYVDRPVVTNVSPAKGTHHGGNKVTITGHHLSGATKVKFGGAAVGHVKVLSAGSIVVTAPAHSVGQVDVRVVTKGGTSKADKNDAYRFT comes from the coding sequence GTGGCAGTCGGGACCGACTCGGGCATCGGCGCGATCGACGTGGAGTCCGACGGCAAGTGGCGTGCCGTGCCGTCCGGCGCCCGCACCGGGGCATCTTCGACCGACCTCGTATCGGTGTCCTGTCCGGCCGCAGGAGCCTGCGTTGCGGTAGGGACGTCGGGCAGCCAAGGCGTGATCGAAACCCAGAAGGGCAGCTCCTGGAGCGGAACGCTGGCGACCGGCAGCGACGGCGCGCTCCTGTCGTCGTACCAGGGCTCGCTGTCGTCCGTGTCGTGTCCGGCCGCGGGGTCGTGCGCCGCCGTAGGGCAAGCGATCGTGAACAACCCGCACACCGGTCTGTTGGACACCGACGGGTTGATCGCGGACCTCGTCCCCTCCGGCAAGAAGAGCGTTTGGTCGGCGCGCAAGGCCCCTGAGTACTACAAGGACGCGCCCGAGGGCGCCTCGCTCGCGAGCGTCTCGTGCTCGAAGCCGGGGGAATGCCGCGCCGTCGGCTACGCACTGGACGACTCGTCGAACCACTACCAGTACGCACTGGTCGACGACGCAAAGAACTACGCCTGGTTCTACGGTTCGGCGGCCGTCCCGGCAGACACCGACGGCGGCTCAGCCGCCCTGCGGTCGATCTCGTGTATCGGCGACACGTTCATTTGCATGGCCAGCGGCTACTACCCCGAGAAGAACCACGGCGCGATGCCGATGATCCAGACGATCGACGCCGTCGACCACGCCCAGGTCACCGCCGGGCTCCTACCGATCGAGGATACGTCGGCGGAGCTGCTCGCGACGTCGTGCGCGTCCGACGGGACGTGCGAGTCGGTGGGAGATGCCTACGACAGCCCCGGGGACCCGACGTACGGATACGGCTGGGACGGCTACATCGTCAGCCACACGTACGGCGCACCTGCCGGCAAGAGCGCCGGGGTGGTCGCTTCGAACACCCGCAGCCCGGGAGACGCCAACACGGTGCAGCACAACGAAGCGCTGACCGCTGCGTCGTGCACGGTCGGTGGGGTCTGCATCGCCGTCGGCCACTATCTCGACACGAAGGGCTACGAGGCGGGTGTCATCGACACGCGCAAGTACGACAGCGACGGCAACATCACGAAGGAGACCGACGTCAGGGCCCCAGAGCCGGCGAACGACCCTTCGACCGACGACCAGGCCCTACTGAACGGCGTGAGCTGCAACAACTCGACGCACTGCGTTGCGGTGGGCAGCTACCTCAACGACAGCAATCCACACGGCGTGATCGAGTCGCTCGGCGGGGCGAGCCCGCCGCCGCCCACCATCACCCGCATCACGCCCGCGCACGGTCATCCGTCGGGCGGCACGAAGGTCACAATCAGCGGCCTGCAACTGGCGCATGTCACCGCGGTGAAGTTCGGCAACAAGTCCGGCACCGGGCTCCACGTGGTCAGCTCCACGGAGCTGACGGTCAAGGCGCCCGCTCACGCCGCCGGCGTTGTCAACGTGCGCGTGCTGACCGGTGGTGGGGTCAAGAGCTCAGTCACGGCCGCTGACCACTACACCTACGTCGACCGGCCGGTGGTCACGAACGTCAGCCCGGCGAAAGGCACCCATCACGGCGGAAACAAGGTGACCATCACCGGCCACCATCTGTCCGGCGCCACCAAGGTGAAGTTCGGCGGCGCTGCCGTCGGCCACGTGAAGGTTCTGTCGGCCGGCTCCATCGTCGTCACCGCACCCGCGCATTCGGTGGGCCAGGTCGACGTACGTGTCGTCACGAAGGGCGGCACCAGCAAGGCCGACAAGAACGACGCCTACCGCTTCACCTGA
- a CDS encoding acetate--CoA ligase family protein yields the protein MSARPGDREALRCLLEPRSIAVVGASPRPGSFGERMVTEVLRSPADISVHLVNPRYAEIAGRPCFPSLAEIGDAIDLVLLGVGDGALEGELSIAAKRGDRAAVIFGNAYEPPIDGLPSLRTRLAAIARDASMQLCGGGCMGFVNVTSGVRAMGYLEPDPIPPGPVAMVTHSGSVFSAVLRARRGLGFTLAVSSGQELVTTTAAYLEYMLALERTQVVALVLETMRETLALRAALDRAAEQEVPVVVLPVGTSERGRSMVAAHSGAVAGGTAAWEALADAHGLHLVADLGELLDTVELFAAGRRARPRRGPASGIAAVLDSGAERALIVDVAAAARVPFAEVSEPTLAQVAERLDPGLIATNPLDVWGNGADTEDLFGDVLLDLAGDDDVRAVALAVDLIEELDGDESYRDAVRRAAAGTELPVVVLSHMPSALDLRAAAQLRAAGIPVLEGTRSGLRALGHLLDHGDRRWSAPPPTIDEARRARWRERLSTGLRSTAERFALLADYGIDVATTHAVDHEGAVLAAGSAIGYPVVLKTDEDIAHKTDVGGVVVGIGNDDELMAAYRDLRERLGPRAVVSRQVPPGVEILLGAVRDPNLGPILLLGAGGLLVEQVADRAATLPPLDAGHARELIARTLVERLLVAPRHGPPADVDAVARAAAALSQLVIELGEDLDAIEVNPLVCSDSGAVAVDVHLELTAPKGLAADPR from the coding sequence ATGAGCGCGCGGCCGGGTGACCGGGAGGCGCTGCGCTGCCTGCTGGAGCCGCGCAGCATCGCGGTCGTGGGTGCGAGTCCGCGCCCGGGCAGCTTCGGCGAGCGCATGGTCACCGAGGTCTTGCGCAGTCCGGCGGACATCAGCGTCCACCTGGTCAACCCGCGGTACGCCGAGATCGCCGGGCGCCCGTGCTTCCCGTCGCTGGCGGAGATCGGTGACGCGATCGACCTCGTACTGCTCGGCGTCGGCGACGGCGCGCTCGAGGGTGAGCTGTCGATCGCCGCGAAGCGCGGCGACCGCGCGGCAGTGATCTTCGGCAACGCCTACGAGCCGCCGATCGACGGGCTGCCGTCCCTCCGCACCCGGCTTGCCGCGATTGCCCGCGACGCGTCGATGCAGCTGTGCGGCGGCGGGTGCATGGGCTTCGTGAACGTCACGTCCGGCGTTCGCGCGATGGGCTACCTCGAGCCCGACCCGATCCCGCCCGGACCAGTCGCGATGGTGACCCACTCGGGCTCGGTGTTCTCGGCAGTGCTGCGGGCTCGTCGCGGCCTCGGCTTCACCCTTGCGGTGTCCTCCGGTCAGGAGCTCGTGACGACCACCGCGGCGTACCTGGAGTACATGCTCGCGCTCGAGCGGACCCAGGTCGTCGCGCTGGTGCTCGAGACCATGCGTGAAACCCTCGCGCTGCGGGCGGCGCTCGATCGTGCGGCCGAGCAGGAGGTGCCGGTGGTCGTGTTGCCGGTGGGCACCAGTGAGCGCGGCCGCTCGATGGTTGCGGCGCATTCCGGAGCGGTCGCGGGCGGGACCGCTGCCTGGGAGGCGCTCGCCGATGCCCACGGGCTGCACCTGGTCGCCGACCTCGGCGAGCTGCTGGACACGGTCGAGCTGTTCGCGGCCGGTCGTCGCGCGCGGCCGCGGCGCGGGCCGGCCAGCGGCATCGCCGCGGTGCTCGACTCCGGTGCCGAGCGCGCGCTGATCGTCGATGTCGCTGCGGCGGCGCGGGTGCCGTTTGCGGAGGTGTCGGAGCCGACGCTCGCGCAGGTCGCCGAACGGCTCGACCCTGGGTTGATCGCCACGAACCCGCTCGACGTGTGGGGCAACGGCGCCGACACCGAGGACCTGTTCGGCGACGTGCTGCTCGACCTTGCGGGCGACGACGATGTCCGCGCGGTCGCGCTCGCGGTCGACCTCATCGAGGAGCTCGATGGCGACGAGTCCTACCGCGACGCGGTACGACGGGCCGCCGCGGGCACCGAGCTGCCGGTCGTCGTACTGAGTCACATGCCGTCGGCGCTCGACCTGCGCGCCGCCGCGCAGCTGCGGGCGGCCGGCATCCCCGTGCTCGAGGGGACGCGCAGCGGCCTACGCGCGCTCGGCCACCTGCTCGACCACGGCGATCGGCGATGGTCCGCACCTCCGCCGACGATCGATGAGGCGCGCCGCGCCCGGTGGCGGGAGCGGCTGTCCACCGGACTGCGGTCGACCGCGGAGCGGTTCGCGCTGCTCGCCGACTACGGGATCGACGTTGCGACGACGCACGCGGTCGACCATGAAGGCGCGGTGCTCGCGGCTGGGAGTGCGATCGGGTATCCCGTCGTGCTGAAGACCGACGAGGACATCGCGCACAAGACCGACGTCGGGGGAGTGGTCGTCGGGATCGGGAACGACGACGAGCTGATGGCGGCGTACCGCGACCTGCGCGAGCGGCTCGGTCCGCGCGCCGTCGTGAGCCGTCAGGTCCCACCGGGCGTCGAGATCCTGCTCGGTGCGGTGCGTGACCCGAACCTCGGACCGATCCTGTTGCTCGGTGCGGGTGGGTTGCTCGTCGAGCAGGTTGCCGATCGCGCCGCGACCCTGCCGCCACTGGACGCCGGCCACGCGCGCGAACTGATAGCCCGGACCCTGGTCGAGCGGCTGCTGGTGGCGCCGCGGCACGGGCCGCCGGCGGACGTCGACGCGGTTGCGCGCGCCGCGGCTGCCCTGTCGCAACTCGTCATCGAGCTGGGTGAGGACCTCGACGCGATCGAGGTCAACCCGTTGGTGTGCAGCGATTCGGGCGCCGTCGCAGTTGACGTCCACCTCGAGCTGACAGCGCCCAAGGGCTTGGCGGCAGACCCGCGTTAG
- a CDS encoding MmcQ/YjbR family DNA-binding protein, giving the protein MKGVDLEDIRAIALALPRTEEHLIRDHVKFRIRSLVYASVSPDETLMGFGFPKEERVALVAAEPEKFLMPVRSDERYNWVRVRLAEIDEVELRELLVEAWRMCVPKKVSALVP; this is encoded by the coding sequence GTGAAAGGCGTCGACCTCGAGGACATCCGCGCGATCGCGCTCGCTCTCCCGCGCACCGAAGAGCACCTGATCCGCGACCACGTGAAGTTCCGGATCCGCAGCCTGGTCTATGCCTCCGTGTCACCCGACGAGACGCTGATGGGCTTCGGGTTCCCGAAAGAGGAGCGCGTGGCGCTGGTTGCCGCCGAGCCGGAGAAGTTCCTGATGCCGGTCCGCTCGGACGAGCGCTACAACTGGGTGCGGGTGCGGCTCGCTGAGATCGACGAGGTCGAGCTGCGGGAACTGCTGGTCGAGGCTTGGCGGATGTGCGTGCCGAAGAAGGTCTCTGCGCTGGTTCCGTGA
- a CDS encoding aquaporin yields MEHTDALPAQSGVHLVEWACEFAGTAALLVGGLSAVCFDFGPGTPLHAVPHSARLLITGLLFAGTGSLIAISPPGRRSGAHINPVVTLAFWTQRKVHPHDVFGYVIAQCTGAILGAAIVRLLWQHKASVLDVGATTPGRGLSDPEAALVEALMTAILIITILFMTSSARTARWTPLVLWLVIATLVWQGAPYTGTSLNPARSLGPALVAPLWSHFEVYVAGPLLGGAVAVAVFAAFRDRHVLTAKLFHDPAYPSTLATSLPTAPGPDAARRLSGSAG; encoded by the coding sequence ATGGAGCACACCGATGCATTGCCGGCGCAAAGCGGTGTCCATCTGGTCGAGTGGGCGTGCGAGTTCGCCGGCACCGCCGCGTTGCTCGTCGGTGGGTTGTCGGCCGTGTGTTTCGACTTCGGCCCGGGAACGCCGTTGCACGCCGTGCCGCATTCCGCCCGGCTGCTGATCACCGGCTTGCTGTTCGCCGGCACCGGCAGCCTGATCGCGATCAGCCCGCCGGGCCGGCGCAGCGGCGCGCACATCAACCCGGTCGTCACGCTGGCCTTCTGGACCCAGCGCAAGGTCCACCCGCACGACGTCTTCGGCTACGTGATCGCCCAGTGCACGGGAGCCATCCTCGGGGCCGCGATCGTGCGACTGCTGTGGCAGCACAAGGCAAGCGTTCTCGATGTCGGCGCAACGACACCGGGACGCGGGCTGTCGGATCCCGAAGCAGCGCTCGTCGAGGCGCTCATGACGGCAATCCTCATCATCACCATTCTGTTCATGACCTCGAGCGCTCGGACCGCACGGTGGACACCGCTCGTGCTGTGGCTGGTGATCGCGACCCTCGTCTGGCAGGGCGCGCCCTACACCGGCACAAGCTTGAACCCGGCGCGCAGCCTCGGTCCCGCGCTCGTCGCGCCACTGTGGTCGCACTTCGAGGTGTACGTCGCCGGACCGCTGCTCGGCGGCGCGGTCGCGGTCGCGGTGTTCGCGGCGTTTCGCGACCGGCACGTGCTCACTGCCAAGCTGTTCCACGATCCGGCGTACCCGTCGACGTTGGCGACCAGCCTGCCGACGGCTCCCGGTCCGGACGCCGCCCGCAGACTTTCCGGTTCAGCCGGCTGA
- a CDS encoding FAD-binding oxidoreductase yields MPTASDAPLSTADAVVVGGGTIGGWCAYFLRRSGLDKVVVVEKDQLGQGASSRAAGIVRSQGGTRWAVDLAEWSREFYLSQAEQLGVDSGFTRQGYFLPCFTDADLAAAEARMAMQREAGLDVQWLDPDEADRINPTMAPGKTRGGTYFAGDGYITPPRNVLAYAVALAHAGVEVREHTAFTGLTTCAGRVTAVETTAGPIATERVVLTGGPKLRAVGALAGIRIPVGGVRHQVAVTEPHPDFEPDRVPMVFDLVAGLYWRPEERGLLFGMSNPDEPEGKATEIDLPYLERMRGRLAELVPVTEKLGLRRTWAATIDFTPDHLPILGPGITADGPLDGVTVAAPGGHGMMWGPGVARAAADLALSGTTTVTDCTDLGLDRFDPEGRSKLPADPIALPFPERTAST; encoded by the coding sequence GTGCCAACGGCGTCGGACGCTCCACTCTCCACCGCCGACGCGGTGGTCGTGGGCGGCGGCACGATCGGCGGCTGGTGCGCCTATTTTCTCCGCCGTAGCGGGTTGGACAAGGTCGTCGTGGTCGAGAAGGACCAGCTCGGCCAGGGCGCGAGCAGCCGCGCGGCGGGCATCGTCCGCAGCCAGGGCGGCACTCGCTGGGCGGTGGATCTCGCGGAGTGGTCGCGCGAGTTCTACCTGTCGCAGGCGGAACAGCTCGGCGTCGACTCGGGCTTCACCCGCCAGGGCTACTTCCTGCCGTGCTTCACCGACGCCGACCTCGCGGCGGCCGAGGCACGCATGGCGATGCAGCGCGAGGCCGGGCTCGACGTGCAGTGGCTGGACCCGGACGAGGCCGACCGGATCAACCCGACGATGGCACCGGGCAAGACACGGGGCGGCACCTACTTCGCCGGCGACGGCTACATCACCCCGCCCCGCAACGTGCTGGCCTACGCGGTCGCTCTCGCCCACGCCGGCGTCGAGGTGCGCGAGCACACGGCGTTCACCGGGCTGACGACGTGTGCCGGCCGGGTCACCGCCGTCGAGACGACCGCCGGACCGATCGCCACCGAGCGCGTCGTCCTCACCGGCGGCCCGAAGCTGCGTGCCGTCGGCGCGCTGGCCGGCATCCGCATCCCGGTCGGAGGCGTCCGCCACCAGGTCGCGGTGACCGAGCCGCACCCGGACTTCGAGCCCGACCGCGTGCCGATGGTCTTCGACCTGGTTGCCGGGCTCTACTGGCGGCCGGAGGAGCGCGGGCTGCTGTTCGGCATGAGCAACCCGGACGAACCCGAGGGCAAGGCGACCGAGATCGACCTGCCCTACCTCGAGCGGATGCGCGGTCGGCTGGCCGAGCTCGTGCCGGTCACGGAGAAGCTCGGGCTGCGGCGTACCTGGGCCGCGACCATCGACTTCACCCCCGATCATCTGCCGATCCTCGGCCCGGGTATCACCGCCGACGGCCCGCTCGACGGTGTCACCGTCGCGGCGCCGGGCGGGCACGGCATGATGTGGGGACCCGGTGTGGCCCGTGCCGCAGCGGACCTCGCTCTATCCGGTACGACGACCGTCACCGACTGCACCGATCTCGGCCTCGACCGTTTCGACCCCGAGGGCCGCAGCAAGCTGCCCGCCGACCCGATCGCCCTGCCGTTCCCGGAAAGGACCGCTTCGACATGA
- a CDS encoding NAD(P)-dependent oxidoreductase has translation MRVTIIGLGKIGHAFAGRALDKGHEVTVWNRTAGVGADLDEAGATRADSIADACKAAEVVHVVVADDAAVEAVCLGPDGVLSALGPDGVLANHSTVSPGLARRLAADGPDGRVLDAPVMGSPSLVAEGGSRLLIGGDETTVNRLAPLWDDLAAGYTYCGGPGTGATVKILSNLQLVVGVTAMAEGIRIARAHGLPDELVESVFGGSPVTSKATQQRLGSLLSADHDGWFPPYLARKDVRLAVALATEGGVPVELGPATDRLLTTVVDSGTDWPDFTAVIEALAPGG, from the coding sequence ATGCGAGTGACGATCATCGGGCTGGGCAAGATCGGGCATGCGTTCGCCGGGCGGGCGCTGGACAAGGGCCACGAGGTCACGGTCTGGAACCGGACCGCCGGCGTCGGGGCGGATCTCGACGAAGCCGGCGCGACCCGGGCGGACAGCATCGCGGACGCCTGCAAGGCGGCCGAGGTCGTGCATGTCGTGGTCGCGGACGACGCGGCGGTGGAAGCGGTCTGCCTCGGGCCGGACGGAGTGCTGAGCGCGCTCGGGCCGGACGGAGTGCTCGCCAACCACAGCACGGTGTCGCCCGGCCTGGCGCGCCGGTTGGCGGCCGACGGCCCCGACGGGCGTGTCCTCGACGCGCCGGTCATGGGATCGCCCTCGCTGGTCGCGGAGGGCGGCTCGCGGCTGCTGATCGGTGGCGACGAGACCACCGTGAACCGGCTGGCGCCGCTCTGGGACGACCTCGCCGCCGGCTACACCTACTGTGGTGGCCCCGGCACCGGCGCGACAGTCAAGATCCTGTCCAACCTCCAGCTCGTCGTCGGGGTGACGGCGATGGCGGAGGGCATCCGGATCGCCCGGGCCCATGGCCTGCCCGACGAGCTGGTCGAGTCGGTCTTCGGCGGCTCCCCTGTCACGAGCAAGGCCACCCAGCAACGACTCGGGTCGTTGCTGTCCGCGGACCACGACGGGTGGTTCCCGCCGTACCTCGCCCGCAAGGATGTCCGGCTCGCGGTCGCGTTGGCCACCGAGGGCGGAGTGCCGGTCGAGCTCGGGCCGGCGACCGACCGGCTGCTCACGACCGTGGTGGACTCCGGCACGGACTGGCCGGACTTCACCGCGGTGATCGAGGCACTCGCGCCGGGCGGCTGA
- a CDS encoding acyl-CoA dehydrogenase family protein — MYALSTADLELQDRARTFADELIPHEVEAEMNDGVLPEPVLKAQRERAKELGLCATNIPVELGGQGLTSIQQVLVQEQMGRVTNALGWVASTPPSWFVDVATERQRDIWLRPTVSGDREECYAITEAGAGSDVDDIVATARKDGDDYVLDGEKWHVTSYNTADYAFFQAKLVGGPNEGAHAMFLVDLPSAGVTVVRTPAYSHTISHHHPIVCFEGVRVPAANLVGAEGDGMRFAYEWFRFERMMVAARCVGAAQRLVEEMTEFAKERVVGGVPIATYGAIQAMLADSITELFAARMITYEAARGADEGRDLKVQHAQCSMAKLYASEAAHRIADRAVQVYGGRGYMRENVAERFYRELRVERIWEGTSEIQRAIIAGRMVKGGVAGIV, encoded by the coding sequence ATGTACGCGTTGTCCACCGCAGACCTCGAGCTTCAGGACCGCGCCCGGACCTTCGCCGACGAGCTCATCCCGCACGAAGTCGAAGCGGAGATGAACGACGGCGTGCTCCCCGAGCCGGTCCTCAAGGCCCAGCGCGAGCGGGCGAAAGAGCTCGGCCTGTGTGCCACCAACATCCCGGTCGAGCTCGGCGGTCAGGGCCTGACGAGCATCCAGCAGGTGCTCGTACAGGAGCAGATGGGGCGAGTCACGAACGCCCTCGGCTGGGTCGCGTCGACACCGCCGTCGTGGTTCGTCGACGTCGCTACCGAGCGCCAGCGCGACATCTGGCTACGACCGACGGTGTCCGGCGACCGCGAGGAGTGCTACGCGATCACCGAAGCCGGGGCGGGCTCGGACGTGGACGACATCGTCGCGACCGCGCGCAAGGACGGCGACGACTACGTGCTCGATGGCGAGAAGTGGCACGTGACGTCGTACAACACGGCGGACTACGCGTTCTTCCAGGCCAAGCTGGTGGGCGGCCCCAACGAGGGCGCCCATGCGATGTTCCTCGTCGACCTGCCCTCGGCGGGTGTGACCGTGGTGCGGACGCCGGCCTACTCGCACACCATCAGCCATCACCACCCGATCGTGTGCTTCGAGGGCGTCCGGGTGCCGGCCGCCAACCTGGTCGGCGCCGAGGGCGACGGCATGCGGTTCGCGTACGAGTGGTTCCGCTTCGAGCGCATGATGGTCGCTGCCCGGTGTGTCGGTGCGGCGCAGCGACTGGTCGAGGAGATGACCGAGTTCGCGAAGGAGCGGGTGGTCGGGGGAGTTCCGATCGCGACCTACGGCGCGATCCAGGCGATGCTCGCCGACAGCATCACCGAGCTGTTCGCGGCGCGGATGATCACCTACGAGGCGGCCCGCGGCGCCGACGAAGGCCGTGACCTGAAGGTCCAGCATGCTCAATGCTCGATGGCGAAGCTTTACGCCTCGGAAGCTGCGCATCGGATTGCCGACCGCGCCGTGCAGGTGTACGGCGGCCGCGGGTACATGCGCGAGAACGTCGCGGAGCGCTTCTACCGCGAACTGCGGGTCGAGCGGATCTGGGAAGGCACCAGCGAGATCCAGCGCGCGATCATCGCGGGCCGCATGGTCAAGGGCGGCGTCGCCGGCATCGTCTAG
- a CDS encoding TrmH family RNA methyltransferase, translating into MTGAGGDERWSRLPTAGPKHPAVAQYFAIQNNSKPNPQRLIVLSGLWELESGLDAGLELIALLVSPERFRGNRAIDVFTRAERTGAPAYAVADRLATRISDRDSWDGLAAIAVSRQWQLTDVVLGDPALVLVLDGLEVLGNVGTAVRSAQAAGAAAVLLTNRRVRLSHPRLIHASMAASLTMPMLDCSIDEAAAWLHEYDVQVLGTDTRAQTTYKAMAYRSRVALVLGSERYGIHRDWAPHVEGSVSIPMSNGVDSLNVANAATILLFEIASRHRPAEFGG; encoded by the coding sequence ATGACGGGTGCCGGCGGCGACGAGCGTTGGTCGCGGCTGCCGACGGCCGGTCCGAAGCATCCGGCGGTCGCGCAGTACTTCGCGATCCAGAACAACAGCAAGCCGAACCCGCAACGGCTGATCGTGCTCAGCGGGTTGTGGGAGCTCGAGTCCGGTCTCGACGCGGGCCTCGAGCTGATCGCCCTGCTGGTTTCACCGGAACGCTTTCGCGGGAACCGTGCGATCGACGTGTTCACCCGGGCGGAGCGCACCGGCGCGCCTGCGTACGCCGTCGCCGACCGGCTGGCCACACGGATCAGCGATCGAGACTCATGGGACGGCCTCGCGGCGATCGCGGTGTCCCGGCAATGGCAGCTCACGGACGTCGTACTCGGCGACCCTGCGCTGGTCCTGGTGCTGGACGGGCTGGAGGTGCTCGGCAACGTCGGCACCGCGGTGCGCTCGGCACAGGCGGCGGGAGCGGCGGCGGTGCTGCTCACCAACCGGCGCGTGCGGCTGAGTCACCCGCGCCTGATCCACGCGAGCATGGCCGCGTCACTCACGATGCCGATGCTCGACTGCTCCATCGACGAGGCCGCCGCCTGGCTGCACGAGTACGACGTACAAGTCCTTGGTACGGACACCCGCGCGCAGACGACTTATAAGGCAATGGCCTATCGCTCCCGCGTGGCGTTGGTCCTGGGCAGCGAGCGCTACGGCATCCATCGCGACTGGGCGCCACACGTCGAGGGCTCGGTCTCGATCCCGATGAGCAACGGCGTCGACTCGCTGAATGTCGCGAATGCCGCAACGATCCTGCTTTTCGAGATCGCCAGTCGCCACCGCCCGGCCGAGTTCGGCGGCTGA